The Cellvibrio polysaccharolyticus genomic interval GGCGCCGCGAAATGGCATGGCGGCGAAGCCCAATACCGAGCTGTTTTGCACCACACGGCCATAACCCTGGGCGTGCATTACCGGCAGTATCAGGTTGGTCAGCTCATGCCAGCCAAATACATTGGTTTCAAATTGTTGCCGTAATACATCACGGCTCAAATCTTCTACCGCGCCGGGTTGGCCGTAGGCGCCGTTGTTAAACAAGGCATAAAGTTGCCCGCCAGTGATTTTCAGGGTTTCCTTAACGGCGCGTTGAATACTGGCAGAATCCGCGAGATCCATTTGCACGCAGGTCAGCCCCTCGGCTTGCAACCTGGATACATCTGACAGTTTTCGACAGCTGGCGATAACGGTGTAGCCTTCCTGCTTCAATCGGGTTGCGCAGTAATGACCAATGCCACTGGAGGCACCGGTAACCAAAACGGTTTTAACGGGGTTCATGCAATGTTCCCTGGGTTATCAGTTATTGGGCGTAGCTTATCCGTCAAGCATGCAGCTGCTTTGCGCAGATTAAAGCCAACGCATTCACATTTCTGCTGCAAAGCGCTTTGAGGCGTCATGGAGGTGATTAAAATAGCGCGTTTTTCCAATGAATAACTACTGTTTTGATGGAGCCAGACATGTCGGACGCCGTTCCTCCCCAATCATCCTCAGCGGAGCGTACCATTCCTCTGGTACAGAAGAAAAAATTATTGGAAGTGGGTGAAATATCCAATTTGAGTTTCTGGATTGGCCATTGCTTCATGCTGCTGGCCACGGTGCTGGGTGTTTATCTGGCCGGTCAGCAGGGTTTGCGACAAGCCGTTGAGTTTGAACAAATCCAGAGTGATAAAAATAATTACTACCTGCGTCAATCACTGCACGATGAACTTAACGATAACCTGCAACTGATTCGTGAATATACTGAAAAATTATCCGGCGTGAGTATTAGCTCTGCTCGTAGTCAGAATCTTACGCTGGATAAATTTGTCTGGGACACCATGCG includes:
- a CDS encoding SDR family oxidoreductase; translated protein: MNPVKTVLVTGASSGIGHYCATRLKQEGYTVIASCRKLSDVSRLQAEGLTCVQMDLADSASIQRAVKETLKITGGQLYALFNNGAYGQPGAVEDLSRDVLRQQFETNVFGWHELTNLILPVMHAQGYGRVVQNSSVLGFAAMPFRGAYNASKFAIEGLTDTLRLELHDSPIHISLIEPGPILSRFRANGLEALHSNIDVGSSRFADQYRQTLERLNKEGAASRFTQGPEAVYLRLKHALEAENPKARYYVTFPTYLMGFLKRILSTRMLDAVLLKGSR